The DNA segment TTAAAATGCCGCTTAAAGCGCCTTTTTCGCAAATAGAAATTTTGGGGGGTTTTCAAACTGTCCCTGCCCGGACATGGCCGCTTGTTGCGCCCGCTGTTTGCGTTCCCCCAAATAATGATTGTTTGCTTTACTTTTTTCCCAAAATAGTATATGCTAATTACGAGAACCAACGAGAACGGCATGCATTGCCAAGCGCGGCTTGATTTGACGCCAGATCCGGCCATGGCCGAATGTCAAGGCGCCGATTCAGTAATTAAACGGAAATATTCCCTAAGGAGGTTCCCCCTATGTCAAAAGAAAATAGTTTGCTGCTCTGGTTTGATGAGTTGCGACGCGACGACGTGCCGATAGTCGGAGGCAAGTCCTCTTCGCTGGGCGAAATGACTTCACAGACTAAAGTGCCCATTCCCTATGGTTTTGCGACCACCGCTTACTCTTACCGTTATTTCATAAAAAAAAGCGGTTTGGAGAAAAAAATCGCCGGTCTGCTGAAAACCTTGCCCGACGTTGAAGACAGCGCGCAGTTAAAAAAAGTCAGCCGCCAAATCCGTGAAGCGATCATGGCGGGCAAAATGCCGGAGGACTTGCAAAAGGCCATAGCCTCAGCTTACGCCAAGTTAGGGGAACGCGCCGGCGAACAGGAGCCTTTTGTCGCCGTGCGCTCCAGCGCCACGGCCGAAGACCTGCCGGATGCCAGTTTCGCCGGGCAGCAGGATACGTACCTGAACGTAAAGGGCGCGGCGGAAATAATTGCCAAGATCAAAGAATGCTACGCCTCCACTTTTACCGACAGGGCGCTTTATTATCGCACCAACAAGGGGTTTGACCATTTGGAAGTGGCGTTGAGCGCGGTCGTCCAGATGATGGTATACTCAAAAGCCTCAGGCGTCATGTTTACGGTGGACATAGTGTCAGGCAACGACAAAGACATTCTGATCGAAGCCGCCTGGGGGCTGGGCGAATATGTCGTGCAGGGGGTCGTTACGCCGGATCGCTATATTGTGGAAAAGGGCACCGGGCGGATCATCGACAGGGAAGTTTCCGAACAGTCGATCATGATGGTACGGGCGCCCGGCGGCGGGGTGCGGGAAGAAAAGGTCCCTACGGAACTGATAGGCAGCCAAGTGCTAAGCGACGAGCAGATACGGGAGCTGTCCTCTTACGCGCTGGACATCGAAAGGCATTACGGCTGTTATATGGACATAGAATGGGGAATTGACGAGCGGACGGGGAAAACTTGGATATTGCAGGCGCGCCCGGAAACAGTATGGTCAAAACACAAAAAAAGCGGCGCAAGCGCCGAAAGCGGCGAGCAAGCGCCGCCCGCCCGCAAGGTATTGGTCAAGGGGTTGCCCGCCAGCCCCGGCAAGGCGGCCGGCCATGCGAAGATCATCCTTGATCCTTCGCGGATCGGCGAATTTAAAGAAGGGGAGATTCTTGTCACGGAAATGACGGCGCCGGACTGGGTTCCGGCCATGAAAAAGGCCAGGGCCATTGTTACCGACTCGGGCGGGACAACTTGCCACGCTTCCATTGTCAGCCGCGAACTGGGCATACCCTGCATTGTGGGCACCAAGAGCCGGGGCGTGGCTGCGACCGCCGCCATTGGCAAAGGGGCGGAAATTACGGTGGATGCCAGTAACGGCGTTGTCTATGAGGGCAGGGTGGACGATCTGGCCAAAAAAGCGTCCGCCGACACGCCGGCCGCAGCGCCGGCCGCCGAAACCTTCCCGGTAACCGGCGTCAAAATCTATATGAACCTCGGCGATCCGGAACTGGCGGAAAAGCACTCTGAACTTCCCTGCGATGGGATCGGCCTGATGCGCGAGGAGTTTATCTGGACCACTTATATACATGAACACCCGCTTTATCTTATTGAAACCGGACGCGCCGACAAGGTAGTCGACAGTCTGGCCGAGGGCGTGCGCAAAGTTTGCCAGCCGTTTTCGCCGCGCCCGGTAATACTTCGTTTCAGCGATTTTAAATCCAGCGAATACCGCGACCTTACCGGCGGGGACAAATTCGAGCCGCACGAACCCAGCGCGCTGCTCGGCTGGCGGGGCGCGTCGCGCTACTATGATCCCAAGTACAGCGCGGCTTTCCAATTGGAACTTAAAGCGGTAAAAAAAGTGCGCGAGGAATACGGTTTAAAAAATCTGCATGTGATGATCCCATTTTGCCGCACGGTGGAAGAGGCGGAAAAGGTAACCGGCATTATGGCGCAGGAGGGCCTTGTGCGCGGCGCCGATTTCAAGGTGTGGCTGATGGCGGAAATACCGTCGAATATAATCTTGGCCGATCAATTCAACAAATACGTCGACGGCTATTCCATCGGCTCCAACGACCTGACCATGCTGATTCTCGGTTGCGACCGGGACAACGATACCGTGGCGCATATCTATGACGAGCGCAATCTCGCGGTCAAGCGCGCCTTGCGCCACCTCATAGAAACAGCGCACAAGGACGGCAAAACCGTTTCCATCTGTGGGCAGGCGCCAAGCGTTTATCCGGAATTTACTGAATTTCTCATTAAAAGCGGCGTAGATTCCATATCGGTAAACCCGGACGCCGTCAAATTCACCAAAAAAATGGCCGCGCAGGCCGAACAGAGGATAATTTTGGACGCGCTTACCAAACGCGGCAAAGCGGAAGATCCCGCTTACGAATGGTAACAAGCGCGGACGGAAAGAGAGGTGGGCAAAATACCTCTTACGGCACGACAAAAAAAAATAGCGCAGATAGTGGAAACGGCCGGCCCTATCACCGGCGATAAAATCGCCCGGCGGCTTGAAGTAACGAGGGCGGCTCTGCGCTCGGATCTGGCGATCTTGGTCATGAGCGGCATTTTAGAGGCGCGGACAAGAGTCGGATATTTTTATACAGGCAAAAAAAGCCTGACAGTATTCATCGAAGAAATAAAAGACATACGGGTGCGGGACGTGCAGGATTTGCCGGTGGTGATTGGCGACACGGCCAACGCTTATGGCGCGATGGCGGCCATGTTGGCCGAAAATGCCGGAGACGTTTTTGTTGTTACGGAAAAAGGCGACCTAGCGGGGGGGATTTCCCGCAAAGACCTTCTGGAAGCGGCGGCGGCCGGCGGCAAACTCGCTTCTTTGCCGGTCAGGATGGTTATGACGCCTTTGCCCGATCTGGCATTCGTTTTTGCCTGCGAGCCGATTGTGGCGGCCGCGCGCAAGATTGCCGAAAACGACATAGATTCTTTGCCGGTTGTCGAGGAAATTGACGCGGCGCAAAACAAATACAAAGTGATCGGCCGCCTGGGCAAAACCAACATAACCAAGTTGCTGCTTGAACTGGCGGAAGGAAAGGAAGTGCCTCATCATAACTGAGAACAATTTTGTAATTTACGCGGTGTCCGATTCCATAGGCGAAACGGCGGAGCGTTTGGTCAAGGCGGCGGTAAGCCAGTTTGACGCAAGCAATTTTCAGATAGTGCGCATAGCGCATCTTGAAACGGAGCAGCAGATCGATGAATTGGTGGCCGACGCGGCCAAAGGGCAACGCATGATCTGCTATACGGTGGTTTCCGAAGGGCTCCGGCGGACGCTGGAAGAAAAAATCAACGAAAACGGCATATTGGCGACGGACATTTTAAGCCCGGTCATAAACAATTTGGAAAAACTGTCCGGGCTCAAATCGAGAAACAAGCCGGGCCTCGTCCACGTGCTTGACTCGGATTATTTCAAGCGGGTGGAAGCGGTGGAATTCGCCGTGAAAAATGACGACGGCAAAAATCCTTGGGGGCTTTCAAAAGCGGACATCGTGCTGGTCGGAGTGTCGAGGACTTCCAAAACGCCGCTTAGCATGTACCTGGCGCACAAGCGCATTAAAGTCTCCAATGTGCCGCTTGTGCCGGAACTTATGCCCCCGGAAGAGTTGTTTAAATTGCCGCCCAACAGGATCATCGGCCTGATCATCAATCCCGGCAAATTAAACGAAATCCGCGCCGAACGCCTGAAAACGATGGGGCTGTCCAATGATGCCAGTTACGCCAATCTGGAAAGGATAAGCGAGGAAATCGAATACGCCAAGGGCATTATGCGCAAACTGCATTGCGTAATCATGGACGTGTCAAACAAAGCCATCGAAGAAACGGCCAATACCATAATTGAATATATAAACAAAAACAATCTGCGCAATTAGAGCTTTGGGCGCCGCCGGGGACATAGCGCGGGCAAAAGGCCGCGCCAGGATTGTTTGGGGCATCGCTTGGCAAGGCTGCTTTTGCGCACTCATATGCCTCTGGCGGCAATGCCGGACATTGTTTAAGAACAATTCGCTAAAACCAACTATCCATAGCCGACCGATGGCAAACGCCATGATTTTGGGCTGTTTAAGGAACCGGCAGCGCGCGTGCGCCCGGAAAAATCAGCGCAACCGATGACTTTGCGGCAAAACAGGCAAAACGAAAAACTTGCCAAAACAAACATTTGCCTTCTCGCAATCCGTCCTTTCGGCGGCAAGAGGGCGAGCTTCGCTTTTGCCGGACCGCAGTGGCCGCCGTCCGCCCGGCCTCGCGCGGCAAGGGGTTTGCGCCTTATAAAGAAATGTGCGGAACAGCTTAAAATTACTTTTAAGTGTATCAAGGGAGGCAGCCAATCATGTTAAAATTCAATTCAGCAAGCGTCCGCATCGCGGACAGTTCCCGCGCCGTAGATGAATGCATGGCGATCATGTTTAAAGGCGAAGAGCCGGAAGACGGCGGACTGTGGATAGTGAACGCCGTTATCGGACACAAACTGGATAAAATCGCGGCGGCGATAAAGGCGCATCTGCCGAAAACAGCGGTCGTCGGCAGTTCCTGTGGCGGCGTCATCGGGCGCGAAGGCGCCGGGGAAGCAATGACGCATATGGCGGTCATGTCCGTGAGCGGCCCCGCCGACGAGTATGCTTGGTTCGGGGTCGATGATTTTC comes from the Acidaminococcales bacterium genome and includes:
- the ppsA gene encoding phosphoenolpyruvate synthase, translating into MSKENSLLLWFDELRRDDVPIVGGKSSSLGEMTSQTKVPIPYGFATTAYSYRYFIKKSGLEKKIAGLLKTLPDVEDSAQLKKVSRQIREAIMAGKMPEDLQKAIASAYAKLGERAGEQEPFVAVRSSATAEDLPDASFAGQQDTYLNVKGAAEIIAKIKECYASTFTDRALYYRTNKGFDHLEVALSAVVQMMVYSKASGVMFTVDIVSGNDKDILIEAAWGLGEYVVQGVVTPDRYIVEKGTGRIIDREVSEQSIMMVRAPGGGVREEKVPTELIGSQVLSDEQIRELSSYALDIERHYGCYMDIEWGIDERTGKTWILQARPETVWSKHKKSGASAESGEQAPPARKVLVKGLPASPGKAAGHAKIILDPSRIGEFKEGEILVTEMTAPDWVPAMKKARAIVTDSGGTTCHASIVSRELGIPCIVGTKSRGVAATAAIGKGAEITVDASNGVVYEGRVDDLAKKASADTPAAAPAAETFPVTGVKIYMNLGDPELAEKHSELPCDGIGLMREEFIWTTYIHEHPLYLIETGRADKVVDSLAEGVRKVCQPFSPRPVILRFSDFKSSEYRDLTGGDKFEPHEPSALLGWRGASRYYDPKYSAAFQLELKAVKKVREEYGLKNLHVMIPFCRTVEEAEKVTGIMAQEGLVRGADFKVWLMAEIPSNIILADQFNKYVDGYSIGSNDLTMLILGCDRDNDTVAHIYDERNLAVKRALRHLIETAHKDGKTVSICGQAPSVYPEFTEFLIKSGVDSISVNPDAVKFTKKMAAQAEQRIILDALTKRGKAEDPAYEW
- a CDS encoding HTH domain-containing protein, with the translated sequence MGKIPLTARQKKIAQIVETAGPITGDKIARRLEVTRAALRSDLAILVMSGILEARTRVGYFYTGKKSLTVFIEEIKDIRVRDVQDLPVVIGDTANAYGAMAAMLAENAGDVFVVTEKGDLAGGISRKDLLEAAAAGGKLASLPVRMVMTPLPDLAFVFACEPIVAAARKIAENDIDSLPVVEEIDAAQNKYKVIGRLGKTNITKLLLELAEGKEVPHHN
- a CDS encoding kinase/pyrophosphorylase; the protein is MNWRKERKCLIITENNFVIYAVSDSIGETAERLVKAAVSQFDASNFQIVRIAHLETEQQIDELVADAAKGQRMICYTVVSEGLRRTLEEKINENGILATDILSPVINNLEKLSGLKSRNKPGLVHVLDSDYFKRVEAVEFAVKNDDGKNPWGLSKADIVLVGVSRTSKTPLSMYLAHKRIKVSNVPLVPELMPPEELFKLPPNRIIGLIINPGKLNEIRAERLKTMGLSNDASYANLERISEEIEYAKGIMRKLHCVIMDVSNKAIEETANTIIEYINKNNLRN